The segment atttaaatatttttgtcgTTGACTTTTCCACGCCCTTATTAGGTACGAAAGTCAACGGATACTCATGCAAAGACCCATCACAAGTAACACCAGAAGACTTCTTCTACGCAGGCTTAGCCAATGCTGCAAACACCGCCAACACCTCAATGGGGTCAGCCGTCACAGCAGGCAACGTCGAGAAAATCCCTGGCCTAAACATGATGGGCACCTCCATGTCACGTATCGACTACGCACCAGGCGGACTCAACCCGCCGCATCTTCACCCACGAGCTTCCGAAGCTATATTTGTCCTCGAAGGAAGTCTCTTCGTAGGCTTCTTGACCACCTCCGGAAAACTCATCTCCAAACACCTCAACAAAGGAGAGGTCTTTGCATTCCCGAGAGCTCTCCTTCATTTCCAGCAGAACCCTAACAAAACTCCTGCCTCTGTGATCGCTGCTTTCGATAGTCAGAATCCTGGGACACAGAGCGTTGGGCCGTCTCTGTTTGGTGCTAACCCTCCCATTCCTGATGACTTGCTTGCCAAGGCGTTCTCGGTTTCAACAAATGAGATTCAGAATATTAAGGGAAAATTCCAACCCAAGAAATGAACATAGCTAGGTTTCTGACCATACTCATTAATACAAGATAATATGATATACAAATAATGAACATAAACACTGTAAACTACTAAGCAAAAGCAAAAAAGCTTgtacattttaaagaaaattgttgTAGATACTCTCGTATACTTTTTGGCCCATTGATTACAATGAGACCAGTTTCAACTAGACTTCTAATAATCTATCTCTGGAGTCTATGTATCTTTGaacattttgaaacaaataatgGAATGCATCGCCAATCCTGTTTAAACACACCTTGCTGCAGCAATCTCTAGCCTCTCTAGTTAGCAGTTATCAACGGTCTGATGACATATGGGTATGTCGTAGGTCCATTGCATGTTCTATGGACCCACATTTAGGCCCATAAGAGGCCCAATATAGTTATTgtttaaaaactgaaaatttggTGAGACATTGACTCGCTTACGATAACGTTTCGCTGACTTGTTGGGAAAGAGACGAGAAAAGAGGAACCTGACTCGCTTACGTTATGtgactaataataaaaatattcacgAGCATGAAACAGAATCGACGCTGACTTAACGCTTCCTGTCTGCATGATCTTTCGTGTCCGAAAGTCACTTTCCAAATCTAAAACAAAATCTTGACAActctttccaaaaaaaaaactgtgaatAATTTGGAAGATTTGATCACACCGTGACTAGCATTAAAGTTAAATACAAGCCTAACCAGCATCAATAACAAGATCATTTAATGAATTAACAACATGATTAAGCTTAAAGCAAGCAACGAACTATgcacacacacaaaacaaagaaacaaagaaacaaagaggaagagagactTAGTAGAAGCAGTAATTAGAGGAGGGTTTGTTTGGGTGAAGGAGACGAAAGAAGCGTCTACGGCGGTAGAAGAAGGCCATTTTGAGACGCGACCAAACGACGCGTTTCATCCTACGAGCGGATCTCAACCTCATCCAGACAACTTTCTTCACCACTCTCCTCACGGATGTCTTAATCCTCTCCGTTAACCCCTGTTTCCTCGAGAACTGGTAGCTCTTGAGGAACAGCTGTCTCTTCTCCAcgtatcctcctcctcctccatagCCATATCCATAGTAGACGTTATTCCCCTGCCAAACGCCGACGCTGCTGATGACGTTTCGGCTCATCTTGAAAAGAGGAAGCGCAATATCAACTTTCTTGTGTTGTGGAGAATAGAACTATAAAAGGGTCGATGGAGAGGGTTTAGTTTGGTTAACTTGTAAACACTAAAACACTCAGCCGCCGACGCAAAACGCTGATAACGTTTTCGTGCGGATATATGTCAAAGCTCTCGTTTCAAGTGCTTCACGTTGTTGCTTTAAATATGTCGTTGGTTTTTTGCTTTCTACAGCTTTTGACGTATTTATACTACTCTGCTTTTTATGtcgtctctgtttttttttttttttttgactaaatgaaaaaaaagtcTCTCGTCAAAGCAAATACACTGATGTAGGTGGGTGGGACTTTAATGTAACTTCTCAACTAGTCTAAATTCAATAAAAAGGATCAAAGGTTCACACGTTCTGCCTTTTAGATTGAATAAAAAAGAACGggaaataaacttttaaaaagacTGAAATGATAATTAACTTCTTTTCGACGATGCATGTCTGGTTTATCTGATGCTTAGTTGATGGGGTCTTAGGtgtatcaatattttaaattttacgtAATTGTTAAGCATATGCTAAAAAGAACAAACATTTTAGGTCCAATGCAGAGTTAATATAATTGTTAGCTTAAATgtgacaaacaaacaaaaagtcgATAATATTATTTGCAGTatgaaagaaacataaaaaaagagATGGCCTAACAGCTCCAAACATTATCTAACTCTTTCTAATTGCACACCAAATGTCTCAcaacttttgagattgtgtaATCATTTTATATCTACAAAACGAAAAGATAGCGAAGTTAGTAACAAACAAGAACTAAGCTGTGACGACCAGTGGATGACTTCATCAGAAGAACAAGTTAAAATCTCCATCTCCAATTAACATTTTCATGTTATAACAACACACTTGAGAGAGACTCCTGAATCTAAACACTGTTGTTACTGTTAACGGTGCATAATCTCCCTCCTCACTATCTAGGTCCTCCACTTACATTTGCAGAAGGTACTTTACTTGGGTAGCTCGATATATCGATGTCCATGAGCGACATGTCATACATCGTGGAAGCAGAGTCCGAAGCGTCCACCAACAAAGAAGATTTCATGGTCTCAGGGCGTGCACGATCAGAAGCTGCACCCGAAGCTTTCGGTGTGCTAGTTCCAGAGGAAGAGTGACTGGAGGGCGAAACACCCTCTATCTTGTGTCCAAACATGTGTTTGTTCTTTCTGACAGCATCCATTTCTTGACCAGTTGGCACAAATGTTCGTACTCGATACTTGGTCGTCCCTTCCTCACCACCATCGTTATGGTTGTAGAGCACATAATCGTGATACGCAGGTGCAAACTGTAAGAAAAATCAAACTCATCATCAACACAGTTTTAACTAAGGCCTGGGATttcgaaccaaaccgaaccaaagttTTGGGTTAGTTCAGTTTGATTCGGTAGTTTCCTAAAAAGAATCAGATTTCGGTTTAGCAATGGTTATTTcggttttcttcttttatagaaaaaaaattatacccaAACCATACCAAAAACCTGAACCAAACTAACCGAAATAACCAAATTTCGATCCAAAATTAACCGAGTTTATCCGAAACGCTaacaaaattaaccaaaatctaactaaaaccaaaaacttaCGTAGGATTTTGAAAACCAAACTAACCGAATAACGAACCAAACTTTTATTTCGGATTAATCTgataaaatttatgttgaatCGAActaaccaaaaccaaaccgaataaCCCAAACTAACCGAACCCGCATGCCTACTTAAAACCGCTCCAGTGTTTTGTTTTACAACGAATAATCAATCAAATCAGTGTTTACCTGGTGAACAGTATCATGGTAGAAATCATTTAGTTGAACAGCATGAGCTAGACTAGCTGAGAAACTGTGAGCTCCTCCAACATTGGCACCTTCATATTCCTTGTACGGAAATGCATAGAAATGTGCAGCTGCAGCAATAAGCATCTCCAcacatattataaaattctGAAAGAGCGCTGCCTCTTCTTCATCCCTTATAAATCCAGATTTAGCAAACAGAAAAACCAGAACACCCTGTACcaccaaaaaataaaaggttCAATCTGTTAGAATCTAGAAAgataatgcaaaaaaaaagat is part of the Raphanus sativus cultivar WK10039 chromosome 5, ASM80110v3, whole genome shotgun sequence genome and harbors:
- the LOC108860172 gene encoding germin-like protein subfamily 2 member 3, translated to MAISMTHLFVTIMLLAAHTAFAETNMLQDLCVADLKGTKVNGYSCKDPSQVTPEDFFYAGLANAANTANTSMGSAVTAGNVEKIPGLNMMGTSMSRIDYAPGGLNPPHLHPRASEAIFVLEGSLFVGFLTTSGKLISKHLNKGEVFAFPRALLHFQQNPNKTPASVIAAFDSQNPGTQSVGPSLFGANPPIPDDLLAKAFSVSTNEIQNIKGKFQPKK
- the LOC108860038 gene encoding uncharacterized protein LOC108860038 produces the protein MSRNVISSVGVWQGNNVYYGYGYGGGGGYVEKRQLFLKSYQFSRKQGLTERIKTSVRRVVKKVVWMRLRSARRMKRVVWSRLKMAFFYRRRRFFRLLHPNKPSSNYCFY